A single region of the Triticum dicoccoides isolate Atlit2015 ecotype Zavitan chromosome 2B, WEW_v2.0, whole genome shotgun sequence genome encodes:
- the LOC119368523 gene encoding heavy metal-associated isoprenylated plant protein 2-like: protein MSKRTVLRVDTSCAKCKRKVMLAVSSLQGVDKIEIDSEKGTMTVTGGVDPVDVVEATRRKAGKRADVLTIGPPPSASAASKPEEKKKPEQQQKPQQTYVAAERRTPEPPVTLYVHHVPPPPPSWPAYEQCAVVPYHYQQQQDPCSIM from the exons ATGTCGAAGAGGACGGTGCTGCGGGTGGACACCTCCTGCGCCAAGTGCAAGCGCAAGGTCATGCTCGCCGTCTCCAGCCTCCAAG GTGTGGACAAGATCGAGATCGACTCGGAGAAGGGCACGATGACGGTGACCGGCGGCGTGGACCCGGTGGACGTGGTGGAGGCCACCAGGAGGAAGGCCGGGAAGCGCGCTGACGTCCTCACCATCGGCCCGCCGCCGTCCGCGTCGGCCGCGTCCAAgccggaggagaagaagaagcccgaGCAGCAGCAGAAGCCGCAGCAGACATATGTGGCGGCGGAGAGGAGGACGCCTGAGCCGCCGGTGACGCTGTACGTGCACcacgtcccgccgccgccgccgtcgtggccCGCGTACGAGCAGTGCGCCGTCGTGCCCTACCACTACCAGCAGCAGCAGGACCCCTGCTCCATCATGTAG
- the LOC119365963 gene encoding tuliposide A-converting enzyme 1, chloroplastic-like — MSAAPPTVPPAATAADDEILYESMPRLRVYRSRVERYLVGSEFVAVSTDAATGVASRDTAISPNVSARLYLPRLDAADGTLPVLVYYHGGGFCLFSAFDSTYHAYLNAFAAYANVLVVSVEYRLAPEHPVPAAYADSWDAVAWVLSQAAASAGAEPDPWLARHADLSLLYLSGDSAGANIAHHIAMRAGASVRGLVLVHPYFLGSDEVGSDGLDPAMRERLGRLWRVACPAAAGEDDPLINPLADGAPGLEALACGRVLVCVAGADVLRDRGRAYYDRLVNSGWRGQAEMWQAPGKGHRFHLLEPGCDEAAAQDRAISGFLNR; from the coding sequence ATGTCCGCCGCGCCGCCCACCGTGCCCCCGGCGGCCACGGCCGCCGACGACGAGATCCTGTACGAGTCCATGCCACGCCTCCGCGTCTACAGGAGCCGCGTGGAGCGCTACCTGGTCGGCTCCGAGTTCGTCGCCGTCTCCACCGACGCCGCCACCGGGGTCGCCTCCCGCGACACCGCCATCTCCCCCAACGTCTCCGCGCGCCTCTACCTCCCCCGCCTGGACGCCGCCGACGGCACGCTCCCTGTCCTCGTCTACTACCACGGTGGCGGGTTCTGCCTCTTCTCCGCCTTCGACTCCACCTACCACGCCTACCTCAACGCCTTCGCCGCCTACGCCAACGTGCTCGTCGTCTCCGTCGAGTACCGCCTCGCACCCGAGCACCCCGTCCCCGCCGCGTACGCGGACTCGTGGGACGCGGTCGCCTGGGTCCTTTCACAGGCCGCCGCCAGCGCCGGCGCCGAGCCGGATCCGTGGCTCGCCCGCCACGCCGACCTCTCCCTCCTCTACCTCAGCGGCGACAGCGCCGGGGCCAACATCGCGCACCACATAGCCATGCGGGCGGGGGCCAGCGTCCGCGGCCTCGTCCTGGTACACCCTTACTTCCTGGGGAGCGACGAGGTGGGCTCAGACGGCCTGGACCCGGCGATGCGGGAGCGGCTCGGGAGGCTGTGGCGCGTCGCGTGCCCGGCCGCAGCGGGAGAGGACGACCCGCTCATCAACCCGCTCGCGGACGGCGCGCCGGGCCTCGAGGCCCTGGCTTGCGGGCGCGTCCTCGTGTGCGTCGCCGGGGCGGACGTGCTCCGCGACCGCGGCCGCGCCTACTACGACCGGCTCGTGAACAGCGGGTGGCGTGGCCAGGCGGAGATGTGGCAGGCGCCGGGCAAGGGGCACAGGTTCCACCTGCTGGAGCCGGGCTGCGACGAGGCCGCCGCGCAGGACAGGGCCATCAGCGGCTTCCTCAACCGCTGA